The following proteins are co-located in the Manihot esculenta cultivar AM560-2 chromosome 7, M.esculenta_v8, whole genome shotgun sequence genome:
- the LOC110618710 gene encoding probable sodium/metabolite cotransporter BASS1, chloroplastic, with translation MSLSLILSPFLAPPQKAHFINFPLARHEQRFNVSFPSKFRTLTTVVRSVHDDSSHLPVTPAKPRWENVLSTAASLYPLYVTVGGVVACLKPSTFAWFAKTGPGSYSLSLGLIMLAMGLTLELKDLVGLFMQRPLSILFGCAAQYTIMPAFGAIVSKSLALSPSLSVGLILLGCCPGGTASNVVTLIARGDVPLSIVMTVCTTLGAVLLTPLLMKILAGTYVPVDALKLSISTLQVVVAPILLGSYLQTMFPAAVKEVTPYAPLFSVLAASLLACSIFSENVVRLKSSIVGASSPPGSSPVPFIQSILSGDLGVVLLSVLLLHFAGFFVGYLSAAICGFSEPERRSISIEVGMQNSSLGVVLATSHFISPMVALPSAMSAVVMNIMGSSLGFIWRHIDPSDSDNRAKLDQK, from the exons ATGTCTCTCTCGCTCATTCTCAGTCCCTTCTTGGCACCCCCTCAAAAAGCCCACTTCATCAACTTCCCTCTCGCTAGACATGAACAAAGATTTAACGTTTCTTTTCCATCAAAATTCAGGACTCTAACCACTGTAGTTAGATCAGTTCACGATGATTCTAGTCATCTACCTGTGACTCCAGCAAAACCCAGATGGGAAAATGTGTTGTCCACTGCAGCCAGCTTGTATCCTCTCTATGTGACTGTAGGAGGGGTTGTTGCTTGCCTGAAGCCCTCTACTTTTGCTTGGTTTGCGAAGACCGGCCCAGGTTCATATAGTTTGTCGCTCGGGTTAATCATGTTGGCAATGGGTCTTACTTTGGAGCTCAAAGATTTGGTTGGTTTGTTCATGCAAAGGCCTCTCTCT ATACTATTTGGATGTGCTGCTCAGTATACCATCATGCCAGCTTTTGGAGCCATTGTCAGCAAATCCTTGGCACTTTCACCTTCTCTTTCAGTTGGACTGATATTGCTTGGATGTTGCCCTGGAGGTACTGCCTCTAATGTG GTGACCTTAATTGCTCGAGGGGATGTTCCGTTGTCTATTGTAATGACAGTATGCACTACTCTTGGCGCAGTACTTCTCACTCCCCTGTTGATGAAGATTCTTGCAGGGACTTATGTTCCTGTAGATGCTCTTAAACTTTCTATCAGCACCCTGCAG GTGGTTGTTGCTCCGATTCTGTTGGGTTCTTATTTGCAGACCATGTTTCCTGCAGCAGTGAAAGAAGTGACGCCTTATGCACCACTGTTTTCCGTTTTGGCAGCATCACTGCTTGCATGCAG CATCTTCTCAGAAAATGTTGTTCGTCTTAAATCCTCAATTGTTGGTGCTTCATCGCCTCCTGGTTCCTCTCCAGTTCCTTTCATTCAATCAATATTGTCCGGAGATCTGGGAGTTGTATTACTTTCCGTTTTGCTGCTACATTTTGCTGGTTTCTTCGTGGG TTATCTATCAGCAGCTATATGTGGATTTAGTGAACCAGAACGCCGATCAATATCAATAGAG GTTGGCATGCAAAACTCTTCCTTGGGTGTGGTTTTAGCAACATCCCATTTCATTTCTCCAATGGTTGCATTGCCCTCTGCAATGTCTGCTGTGGTTATGAATATAATGGGTAGCAGTTTGGGATTCATTTGGAGACATATTGATCCCTCCGATTCTGACAACAGGGCTAAGCTTGATCAGAAGTGA
- the LOC110619509 gene encoding protein DMP3 — protein MSLRARTATTSTKQEAATTTTASSISNEDHESETPKSPQKSPTLSQRAISQTLTTTANLANLLPTGTLLAFQLLTPIFTNNGACDSATRPLTFLLLALLAISCFLASFTDSVKSSDGEVYYGFATFDGIFLFDCPDSEALFDGKDLRKYKIRFIDGVHAVLSVLVFVAVALREKNVVNCFYPLPEHKTQEVLDVVPIGIGIMCSLLFVVFPTRRHGIGYPVTSGK, from the coding sequence ATGTCTCTTAGAGCAAGAACAGCAACTACATCCACCAAGCAAGAGGCAGCAACAACAACAACAGCAAGTTCAATCTCCAATGAAGACCATGAAAGTGAAACCCCAAAATCCCCACAAAAATCTCCTACTCTTTCACAAAGAGCAATCTCACAAACCCTAACAACCACAGCAAACTTAGCCAATCTTCTTCCCACAGGAACCCTTTTAGCCTTTCAGCTTCTAACACCAATCTTCACCAACAATGGTGCTTGTGATTCTGCTACACGCCCATTGACCTTCCTTCTTCTTGCTCTTCTTgcaatttcttgctttcttgctTCATTTACGGACAGTGTGAAGTCATCAGATGGGGAAGTCTACTATGGTTTTGCAACTTTTGATGGGATTTTTCTGTTTGATTGCCCAGATTCTGAAGCTTTATTTGATgggaaagatttgaggaagtaTAAGATTAGGTTCATTGATGGGGTTCATGCTGTTTTATCTGTGTTGGTGTTTGTTGCTGTGGCTTTGAGAGAGAAAAATGTGGTGAATTGCTTTTATCCTCTGCCTGAACATAAGACTCAAGAGGTTTTGGATGTAGTTCCAATTGGGATTGGGATCATGTGTAGCTTGTTGTTTGTTGTTTTCCCAACTAGAAGACATGGGATTGGTTACCCTGTTACTTCAGGCAAATAA